A genomic window from Haladaptatus caseinilyticus includes:
- a CDS encoding methionine synthase — MSDEISDARNQFRPDDHDNDHFILTTVVGSYPKPKWVDRARDLYNDPDADFDEKAWREAKDDACRLITDEHERAGLDVVVDGEMRRNEMVEFFAHRIDGYEFNGPVKVWGHNCFDKPSVVNEVEYDESWLVDEYEFTSDVAERPVKVPITGPYTLASWSFNEAYEDEASLAYDLADLVNEEIEKLVNAGARYIQIDEPALATTPDDHAIVGECLERIADGIPEDVYLGLHVCYGDYSRIYPEILDFPVDEFDLELANGDYDQLDVFRDPEFTANLALGVTDAHTAEVETVEEIKANIRKGLEIVPPEQLTVSPDCGLKLLPRDVAYGKMKNMVEAARELESDLDSGEIEVQSAPVSADD; from the coding sequence ATGAGTGACGAGATTTCGGACGCACGAAACCAGTTCCGACCCGACGACCACGACAACGACCACTTCATCCTGACGACCGTCGTCGGAAGCTATCCGAAACCGAAGTGGGTGGATAGAGCGCGCGATTTGTACAACGACCCGGACGCGGATTTCGACGAGAAAGCGTGGCGAGAGGCGAAAGACGATGCATGCCGACTCATCACTGACGAACACGAGCGTGCAGGGTTGGACGTCGTGGTCGACGGCGAAATGCGGCGTAACGAGATGGTCGAGTTCTTCGCACACCGCATCGACGGCTACGAATTCAACGGCCCGGTGAAGGTATGGGGACACAACTGTTTCGACAAACCGAGCGTCGTAAACGAAGTCGAGTACGACGAATCGTGGCTCGTGGACGAGTACGAGTTCACCAGCGACGTTGCAGAGCGCCCCGTTAAGGTACCGATTACCGGCCCGTACACGCTGGCAAGTTGGAGCTTCAACGAAGCCTACGAGGACGAGGCGTCACTGGCGTACGACCTCGCGGACCTCGTCAACGAGGAAATCGAGAAGTTGGTCAATGCCGGCGCGCGCTACATCCAAATCGACGAACCCGCGCTGGCGACGACGCCGGACGACCACGCCATCGTCGGCGAGTGTTTGGAACGAATCGCCGACGGAATCCCCGAGGACGTCTACCTTGGTCTGCACGTCTGTTACGGCGACTACTCGCGTATCTACCCCGAAATTCTCGACTTCCCCGTTGACGAATTCGACCTCGAACTGGCCAACGGCGACTACGACCAGTTGGACGTGTTCCGCGACCCGGAGTTCACCGCGAACCTCGCGCTCGGCGTGACCGACGCCCACACCGCCGAAGTGGAGACCGTGGAGGAGATCAAGGCGAACATCCGGAAAGGGCTGGAAATCGTCCCGCCGGAGCAGTTGACGGTGAGTCCGGACTGCGGCTTGAAACTGCTCCCGCGTGACGTGGCCTACGGCAAGATGAAAAACATGGTCGAGGCAGCGCGCGAACTCGAATCCGACTTGGATTCGGGTGAAATCGAGGTTCAGAGCGCCCCCGTCAGCGCCGACGACTAA
- a CDS encoding 5-methyltetrahydropteroyltriglutamate--homocysteine methyltransferase: MTERVATTPGVFPLPDWAKDDLSDLKGHQKDDLISGDEGPELTAVYDKAREEVVSVQRNAGLDRIVEGQLRWDDMLAHPLAVHDSVETRGIVRYYDNNNFYRDPVVVDELTFDGDVAAELETTTELADNVQAVLPGPYSLSDLATDEFYGDDKEFLAATADFLAGEVDAFPDIETLFLLEPSLVENPPEDGEDVRASEAIDAVAAATDAEVVVQPYFGSLDEKVHAHLLDADVDAVGYDLVSDHDGCLSNVNEYGTKDSVSLGLVNGQNTLVESPETVAERVDWFEENTPVNEFDTLYLTTNTETFYLPYNKFEEKLIALAEAAQLEEVKA, from the coding sequence ATGACTGAGCGCGTTGCAACTACACCGGGTGTCTTTCCGCTTCCGGACTGGGCGAAAGACGACCTTTCCGACCTGAAGGGCCATCAGAAAGACGATCTCATTTCCGGCGACGAAGGACCGGAGCTAACCGCAGTGTACGACAAAGCTCGCGAAGAAGTCGTTTCGGTACAGCGGAATGCAGGACTCGACCGAATCGTGGAAGGGCAACTGCGCTGGGATGACATGCTGGCGCACCCGCTTGCAGTCCACGATTCGGTCGAAACGCGTGGCATCGTGCGCTACTACGACAACAACAACTTCTATCGTGACCCCGTTGTCGTGGACGAACTCACCTTCGACGGTGACGTGGCCGCCGAACTGGAAACGACGACGGAACTCGCCGACAACGTGCAGGCCGTCCTCCCCGGTCCGTACTCGCTATCGGATTTGGCGACCGACGAGTTTTACGGCGATGATAAGGAGTTCCTCGCGGCAACCGCCGATTTCCTCGCTGGCGAAGTCGACGCGTTCCCGGATATCGAGACGCTGTTCCTTCTCGAGCCATCGCTCGTGGAAAACCCACCTGAAGACGGCGAAGATGTGCGGGCTAGCGAGGCCATCGACGCAGTAGCGGCCGCGACCGACGCCGAAGTCGTCGTCCAGCCATACTTCGGATCGTTAGACGAGAAAGTCCACGCACATCTGTTGGACGCCGACGTCGATGCCGTGGGATACGACCTCGTCAGCGACCACGACGGATGCCTATCCAACGTAAACGAATATGGAACGAAAGACTCCGTCTCGCTCGGACTCGTGAACGGCCAGAACACGCTCGTCGAGTCGCCCGAGACCGTCGCAGAGCGTGTCGATTGGTTCGAGGAGAACACGCCGGTCAACGAGTTCGACACGCTCTATCTGACGACGAACACCGAGACGTTCTACCTGCCGTATAACAAGTTTGAGGAAAAACTTATAGCACTGGCTGAAGCCGCGCAGTTGGAGGAGGTGAAAGCATGA